From the Chloroherpetonaceae bacterium genome, the window TGGAATGTCGTTTCGCAAAAAACCCGCTTCTACCAGTTTGATTTTGTTTTGCATCGCTCAAATTCCTTTCTGTTTTGTTTTGAAAATTTAGTTGCCCTCCAGCAAGTCAGGGCGGCGCTGACGGGTACGCTCTAAGGCATTTTGCTCACGCCACTTGGCAATTTCCTTGTGATTGCCCGACAGCAGCACTGCCGGCACTTTCATTCCCATAAACTCGGCTGGACGCGTGTAGTGCGCACAATCCAGCTTTCCATCTTGAAACGAGTCCAACAGTGCGGACTCGGCATCGCCCAGCACATTCGGCAAAAGCCGCGCTACTGCATCCATCACCATTAAAGCTGGGATTTCACCACCTGATAGCACCACATCACCGACAGAAATCTCTCGTGTCACCAGTGCTTCGCGCACGCGCTCATCGACGCCTTTGTAGTGCCCGCAGAGCAAAATCAAATTGCTTTTGAGCGACAGTTCATTTGCCACTTTTTGCGTTAGCCGCTCGCCGTCGGGCGTTAGGAAAATCACCTCGTCGTAGTGCCGCTCGGATTTTAGTTTTTGCACCACGCGGAAAATCGGCTCAGGCATTAAAATCATTCCTGCACCGCCCCCAAATGGGTGATCATCAACCTGCTGGTATTTGCCCTTGCCATAGTCGTGCAAGTTGTGCAATACAATTTGCACCGCTTGCTTTTCTTGCGCAATCCTCAGCACTCCATTTTCTAAGGCGCTTGTAAAGTAGCGAGGCATCACCGTGATCACATCAAAGCGAAGCATTGTCCACCTCCTCTCAGTAGGCTACAAAAACTCTTCGAAGCGTTTCAGACGAACCAGCTTTGCGCTTAGGTCGACTTCTTCGACAAACTCTGCCAGAGCGGGAATGAGCACCTCTCGCTCTCCATAGCGAATTTGATAGGCATCACACGAGGGCAGCGTCAGCACATCAGTTAAAACCCCAATCAGCTTGCCTTGTGTGTCGACAGCCTGCAATCCAATCAGCTCATGGATATAGGCTTGATTTTTGCCTAGTCTTACAAGCTGCGTTTC encodes:
- the trmD gene encoding tRNA (guanosine(37)-N1)-methyltransferase TrmD, whose amino-acid sequence is MLRFDVITVMPRYFTSALENGVLRIAQEKQAVQIVLHNLHDYGKGKYQQVDDHPFGGGAGMILMPEPIFRVVQKLKSERHYDEVIFLTPDGERLTQKVANELSLKSNLILLCGHYKGVDERVREALVTREISVGDVVLSGGEIPALMVMDAVARLLPNVLGDAESALLDSFQDGKLDCAHYTRPAEFMGMKVPAVLLSGNHKEIAKWREQNALERTRQRRPDLLEGN